A region from the Spirochaetota bacterium genome encodes:
- a CDS encoding aminotransferase class III-fold pyridoxal phosphate-dependent enzyme gives MKTYTYKKSVALFDRAVQVIPCGIYGHLSPTPLVPVEHYPFYMSRAKGAKFWDVDGNEFIDYLCAYGPMILGYNDPKVDAAAKAQLDLGNCVTSPGPAMVELAEAMVDLVDGMKWAFFAKNGGDATSYSLMIARAATGRKKIILVRGGYHGVAPWAQSMGHPGIIEEDKSLYLYVDWNDFEGFEKVVKENKGQIAGFISTPYHHPTFTDSVMPAAGYWQNIEKLCRNEGIVLIVDDVRCGFRLDLAGSHKYFGFNPDLVCFCKAIANGYPISALMGTEAMRNACAKVFYTGSYWYSAVPMAAAIACLKELKRINAPAVLKKVGEKLAKGLSDVVAANGYTLVVSGSPGMPFLRIAEDPSNMLHQEWCGESTRRGAFFCSHHNWFVSTAHTDKDIKRTIEIADEAFTAVKKRGAR, from the coding sequence ATGAAAACCTACACGTATAAAAAATCCGTCGCGCTGTTCGACCGCGCGGTGCAGGTGATCCCCTGCGGAATTTACGGCCACCTGAGTCCCACGCCGCTCGTCCCGGTGGAGCACTATCCTTTTTATATGTCGCGCGCGAAGGGCGCCAAGTTCTGGGATGTGGACGGCAACGAGTTTATCGATTACCTGTGTGCCTACGGGCCCATGATTCTGGGCTACAACGATCCTAAGGTCGATGCCGCGGCTAAGGCGCAGTTGGACCTGGGCAATTGCGTCACCTCCCCCGGGCCGGCTATGGTCGAGCTCGCCGAGGCCATGGTGGACCTGGTAGACGGGATGAAATGGGCTTTCTTCGCTAAAAACGGCGGGGACGCTACCAGTTATTCCCTCATGATCGCGCGGGCCGCGACCGGCCGCAAGAAGATCATACTCGTCCGGGGCGGTTACCACGGCGTAGCGCCCTGGGCGCAGTCGATGGGTCATCCAGGCATCATCGAGGAGGACAAGAGCCTCTACCTGTATGTCGACTGGAACGACTTCGAGGGGTTCGAAAAGGTCGTGAAGGAGAACAAGGGACAGATCGCCGGTTTCATCTCCACCCCCTACCACCACCCCACCTTCACGGACAGTGTAATGCCAGCGGCGGGATACTGGCAGAATATCGAGAAGCTTTGTCGCAACGAGGGGATCGTCCTCATCGTGGACGACGTGCGCTGCGGCTTCAGGCTCGACCTCGCCGGATCGCACAAGTATTTCGGATTCAATCCCGACCTCGTGTGCTTCTGCAAGGCGATCGCGAACGGCTATCCCATATCGGCGCTCATGGGCACCGAGGCCATGCGCAACGCCTGCGCGAAGGTGTTTTATACCGGGAGCTACTGGTATTCGGCGGTTCCCATGGCGGCGGCGATCGCCTGCCTCAAGGAGCTCAAGCGAATCAACGCCCCCGCCGTTTTGAAGAAAGTGGGGGAGAAGCTTGCGAAAGGGCTGTCCGACGTTGTCGCGGCCAACGGCTATACGCTGGTGGTTTCGGGCTCGCCCGGAATGCCGTTTCTGCGCATCGCCGAGGACCCGAGCAACATGCTTCACCAGGAATGGTGCGGCGAATCGACCAGGCGCGGGGCCTTTTTCTGCTCTCACCACAACTGGTTCGTGTCGACCGCGCACACCGACAAGGATATTAAGCGCACCATCGAGATCGCCGACGAGGCTTTCACGGCGGTAAAGAAACGGGGAGCCCGTTAA